A genomic window from Ignavibacteria bacterium includes:
- a CDS encoding right-handed parallel beta-helix repeat-containing protein, with protein MKTLLKITVTLALPVIYFIIASAFKPTEPLKVTDASKVNLIQPPTAQIPKDFTHFILNYGIQDGDNEWDNFTAFWPYYKDTLHYNGIQLYDYGADTTGQFGVPLRTDQIATVNSLITGTQNRGLRSNFQRINISKLCQDGQRMVFESEGGNEGYSYSSRMSGSGPVSDSGRSVIKGCASCPPSMPAGMLCESITENLQFALSYTYDWAPQQDWHLKPVMRIDSSIVDNSPTAPVIAIVTRNFSGTVIDSTVIKARNFASFLGGNYIYNGQYISTFDFIQDPNTDLDILGRKDTVTGLMYGYTRENVNASQIDFKIYWFGQVDVWFDKLVVDNDIADRLFSENNNFNPFIYDEVNNFGNSLDMFFVDECVTTNLPCIKYVNDYIKNSGLPSPPLSYAVSYNMNFHYTRNDANTFKLYLDTVKPDIIQVDAHALQFHDQGEPGCIPINSFNPLLVDPKVPADWKVNNQTYNTYLQECLGQKDSYVWPMEGSFIYQIHKTRINITSASNNTRISIQPQIQGWLIHNNITGKYRYGVREPINEEISAQAWIALSYGADYLSWFWLPTMTPLTAELSQRNGPPDMSLDPGDETYTFGVFNTPSQPRRQNQYGQNKFDYLCEMNSKILNLKPTLDAISWNSAYSVHSEGANHGYIQDIMSILPGINGQNPCVEDNPNGPYMDCREERFWEMGFYNDVGSAKYFIMVNRRCIPAGGSYTGDNRVLRVKFNLTGPINWQISEVGSSVRPKVFDRTKYASFGENPGEMGWFEPGEGKLFKIEPAINSGGELVEDEIINGGEFTCEAPVYNNGFNITIGANTTIHFNDSSKFVMDGGMFTVGDQNTSAPQNITSDAVSGSSWSGHSFTNCEVKIYGATFTGLANDTTYAVNIIDCPVVDIRNCTFNTNSSLKGSINAVFFSDPNNELSLSNIYIGANTFNSSSSTIPTVNISSYAGETTPLIIENNIFNEGNTAIFLSGLTGGAIKGNAITDNFIGINALTSAIDIKSNTISSTVNNAIGIFAAGGSELKMNNAGSKSLGGLNDISNSGTAANNIVVDGSVFLLDGGQNIFNITDDQSSKHLYGYFPQFTQGPFDETNNCFKLNSTPVDPPYNMVTSGFQGSQITFNFVPYLTGCDPNQNGDGLAINLGDGIYDTIYNEGSGSGGSMKEALPLSKGSTPENSGGRGSITHYPLLNNDTIPSAYSCVTVTTHRQKQNVLTLSTHILTAFKA; from the coding sequence ATGAAAACTTTACTCAAGATCACAGTTACACTTGCATTACCGGTTATATACTTTATCATTGCTTCGGCATTTAAGCCCACTGAACCTTTAAAGGTAACAGATGCCTCAAAAGTGAACTTAATACAACCACCAACAGCCCAAATACCTAAGGACTTTACACATTTTATACTTAACTATGGTATTCAGGATGGAGATAACGAGTGGGATAATTTTACAGCGTTCTGGCCATATTATAAAGATACCCTGCATTATAACGGAATACAGTTATATGATTACGGGGCGGATACTACTGGACAGTTTGGAGTACCATTAAGAACAGACCAGATAGCTACTGTAAACTCGCTAATAACCGGAACGCAGAACCGTGGATTAAGAAGTAATTTTCAGCGTATAAATATATCCAAGCTTTGCCAGGATGGTCAAAGAATGGTATTTGAATCAGAAGGCGGCAATGAAGGATACTCATACAGTTCCAGAATGTCCGGCTCAGGGCCGGTTTCCGATAGCGGACGAAGTGTGATAAAGGGTTGCGCATCGTGTCCGCCAAGTATGCCGGCAGGTATGCTTTGCGAAAGTATTACGGAAAACCTGCAGTTTGCGCTATCATATACATATGACTGGGCGCCGCAGCAGGACTGGCACCTTAAGCCGGTTATGAGAATTGATTCGAGTATAGTAGATAATTCACCAACGGCACCTGTAATAGCCATAGTAACAAGAAATTTTAGCGGAACTGTTATCGATTCTACAGTAATTAAAGCAAGAAATTTTGCTTCTTTCTTAGGAGGAAACTATATCTATAATGGTCAATATATTAGCACTTTCGATTTCATTCAGGACCCGAACACAGATTTAGATATCCTTGGCAGGAAAGATACAGTTACCGGCTTAATGTATGGCTATACACGCGAGAACGTTAACGCCAGCCAGATTGATTTTAAGATATACTGGTTCGGGCAGGTTGATGTGTGGTTTGATAAACTGGTGGTGGATAATGATATTGCAGATAGGCTATTTTCTGAAAATAATAACTTTAATCCTTTTATTTACGATGAAGTAAATAACTTTGGAAATAGCCTTGACATGTTTTTTGTGGATGAATGTGTAACAACAAACCTGCCATGCATTAAATACGTAAATGATTATATCAAAAATTCGGGTTTACCATCGCCGCCCTTAAGCTATGCCGTTTCATATAATATGAATTTCCACTACACAAGAAATGACGCAAATACTTTCAAACTGTATCTTGATACAGTAAAACCGGATATAATCCAGGTAGACGCTCACGCATTGCAGTTTCATGATCAGGGTGAACCGGGCTGCATACCTATTAATTCATTTAACCCATTACTGGTGGATCCTAAAGTACCCGCAGACTGGAAGGTAAATAATCAAACTTATAATACATATCTGCAGGAGTGTTTAGGTCAAAAAGATAGCTATGTATGGCCTATGGAAGGATCATTTATTTACCAGATTCATAAGACCCGGATAAATATTACATCAGCTTCCAATAATACCCGTATATCAATTCAGCCGCAGATACAGGGCTGGCTGATACACAACAACATTACAGGTAAATACAGATACGGTGTACGTGAGCCTATTAATGAAGAAATAAGCGCCCAGGCATGGATAGCGCTTTCATACGGCGCAGATTACCTGAGCTGGTTCTGGCTGCCTACTATGACGCCGCTTACAGCGGAATTATCACAGCGGAATGGACCGCCGGATATGAGCCTTGATCCAGGTGACGAGACATACACATTTGGCGTGTTTAATACACCATCTCAACCCAGAAGACAAAACCAGTATGGACAGAATAAATTTGATTATCTCTGTGAAATGAACTCGAAGATCCTGAATTTAAAACCAACCCTAGACGCAATTTCGTGGAACTCAGCATACAGTGTGCACAGTGAGGGTGCGAATCATGGATACATACAGGATATAATGAGCATATTGCCCGGTATAAACGGGCAAAACCCTTGTGTTGAAGATAATCCTAACGGCCCGTATATGGATTGCAGAGAAGAGCGATTTTGGGAAATGGGATTCTATAACGATGTTGGTTCAGCAAAATATTTTATTATGGTAAATCGCAGATGTATACCTGCAGGAGGCAGTTATACTGGTGATAACAGGGTATTAAGAGTAAAATTCAATTTAACCGGACCTATTAATTGGCAAATAAGTGAAGTTGGAAGTTCTGTAAGACCCAAAGTTTTTGACAGAACTAAATATGCGTCATTTGGTGAAAATCCAGGTGAAATGGGCTGGTTTGAACCGGGAGAAGGCAAGTTATTTAAAATTGAGCCTGCAATTAATTCGGGCGGTGAGCTTGTTGAAGACGAAATAATAAACGGCGGTGAATTTACCTGCGAAGCGCCAGTTTACAACAACGGTTTTAATATAACAATCGGCGCAAACACAACCATACACTTTAATGATAGTTCTAAGTTCGTTATGGATGGCGGTATGTTTACAGTGGGCGACCAGAACACATCAGCTCCGCAGAATATTACAAGTGACGCAGTATCAGGAAGTTCATGGAGCGGTCACAGCTTCACAAACTGCGAAGTCAAGATATACGGCGCAACGTTTACGGGTTTAGCTAACGATACAACTTACGCAGTTAATATCATCGATTGCCCTGTTGTTGATATCAGAAATTGTACATTTAACACAAACAGCTCACTTAAAGGCAGTATCAATGCTGTTTTCTTTAGTGATCCTAACAATGAATTAAGCTTAAGCAATATTTATATTGGAGCAAATACTTTTAATTCATCAAGTTCAACTATACCTACAGTTAATATTTCATCTTATGCAGGTGAAACAACTCCGCTAATTATAGAAAACAATATATTCAATGAAGGCAATACGGCAATCTTCTTAAGCGGTTTAACAGGCGGTGCAATTAAGGGTAATGCAATAACTGATAATTTTATCGGAATTAACGCTTTAACATCAGCAATTGATATAAAATCCAATACAATATCATCAACTGTAAACAACGCAATTGGCATATTTGCCGCAGGAGGTAGTGAGCTTAAAATGAACAATGCCGGGAGTAAATCACTCGGTGGTTTGAATGATATCTCGAATTCCGGCACAGCGGCTAACAACATTGTTGTTGATGGTTCTGTATTTTTGCTTGATGGCGGACAGAATATATTCAACATAACCGATGACCAATCCTCAAAGCATTTATACGGCTATTTCCCGCAGTTCACACAGGGTCCTTTTGATGAAACAAATAACTGCTTCAAGCTTAACTCAACACCGGTTGACCCGCCGTATAACATGGTAACATCAGGTTTCCAGGGTTCACAGATAACCTTTAACTTCGTACCATATCTTACAGGATGTGATCCAAATCAAAACGGTGATGGTTTGGCTATAAACCTAGGAGATGGCATTTACGATACTATCTACAATGAAGGCTCCGGAAGCGGAGGCAGTATGAAAGAAGCTCTCCCCCTTAGCAAGGGGAGTACTCCCGAGAACTCGGGAGGGAGGGGGTCTATTACACATTACCCACTGCTAAACAACGATACGATTCCATCAGCGTACTCATGCGTTACCGTAACTACACACAGGCAAAAACAAAATGTCTTGACCTTATCAACACATATCCTGACAGCATTCAAAGCCTGA
- a CDS encoding Ig-like domain-containing protein has translation MAVSYFQLSCANQQPPGGGEEDKTPPKVTIVSPKPNSTNFRGNTLIFEFNEYIDRRSFQDAFRTSPQVKGDIEFSWGLKDVEVRFPKDLEKIDANKTFVVNISTTLKDIRGNQISEAINFAFSTGSKIDMGGISGRVYNTSKKSASVYAYDLAKSYDPTKDIPDYFTESSAEGSYSLTNLAPGRYRLITIIDEDRNLLFTSERESFGVLPYDIDVKDSVVTGNADIYMKLLTSTQQVAPELDASKYFRDSLGIVFTSIEYNSSVVLPEQSIFIFFSRFKPTREEFTRNLVVTDENGTTDRVVFNWKNDSLVEIFSANRFAANRKYRISFPLKTTGDTVYNFSLPFRTVSVNSFGELKGRVSSAYTDFIITDQIVKIELEADKLVPILKYSFDSRDTVFSFKNILEANYTLFSYIDKDNSSSYNYGYPFPFEYSEPFYIYPGTINIKGGWVVENVNINFVR, from the coding sequence TTGGCTGTTTCATATTTTCAGCTTTCATGCGCAAACCAGCAGCCGCCGGGCGGCGGCGAGGAAGATAAAACCCCGCCCAAAGTAACCATAGTAAGCCCTAAGCCAAATTCTACCAATTTCCGCGGCAATACATTGATATTTGAATTCAATGAATATATTGACCGCCGCAGCTTCCAGGATGCGTTCCGTACTTCGCCCCAGGTTAAAGGTGATATTGAATTTTCATGGGGGCTTAAGGATGTAGAAGTAAGATTCCCTAAGGACCTTGAAAAAATCGATGCCAATAAAACATTTGTGGTAAATATCAGCACAACATTAAAAGATATCCGAGGCAACCAGATCTCAGAAGCTATTAATTTCGCTTTTTCAACGGGCAGCAAAATTGATATGGGTGGTATCAGCGGCAGGGTATATAATACTTCCAAAAAATCCGCATCAGTGTATGCGTATGATCTGGCAAAAAGTTATGACCCCACCAAAGATATCCCTGATTACTTTACTGAATCATCAGCCGAAGGCAGTTACAGCTTAACTAATCTTGCGCCCGGCAGATACAGGCTTATAACCATAATTGATGAAGACCGCAACCTGCTTTTTACCAGTGAGCGTGAGAGCTTTGGAGTTCTGCCGTACGATATTGACGTGAAGGACAGTGTTGTTACAGGTAATGCTGATATTTACATGAAACTGCTTACATCAACTCAGCAGGTAGCGCCTGAGCTTGATGCATCTAAATATTTCAGGGATTCACTTGGAATTGTATTCACTTCAATTGAATACAATTCTTCTGTTGTTCTGCCTGAGCAAAGCATATTCATTTTTTTCAGCAGGTTCAAACCAACCCGCGAAGAATTCACCCGTAACTTAGTTGTAACCGATGAGAACGGAACAACCGATAGAGTTGTGTTTAACTGGAAGAATGATTCACTGGTAGAAATATTTTCTGCAAACCGCTTCGCCGCAAACAGGAAGTACAGGATATCGTTTCCATTAAAAACCACAGGCGATACAGTGTATAACTTCTCGCTGCCCTTCAGAACGGTGAGCGTAAATTCATTTGGTGAGCTAAAAGGCAGGGTATCAAGCGCTTACACGGATTTTATAATAACGGATCAGATAGTAAAAATAGAACTTGAAGCTGATAAACTGGTACCCATACTTAAATACAGCTTTGATTCCAGGGATACGGTCTTTAGTTTTAAAAACATACTCGAAGCAAATTATACACTATTTAGTTACATTGATAAAGATAACAGCTCAAGCTATAATTACGGTTACCCCTTCCCGTTTGAATACTCAGAACCGTTCTACATTTACCCGGGCACAATAAATATCAAAGGCGGCTGGGTGGTTGAAAATGTGAACATAAATTTTGTGAGGTAA
- a CDS encoding WD40 repeat domain-containing protein produces MRFLILLLLIQISVFAQNPVEFTGFKGNVNSAAFSPDSKTLAGSDEKGNLFFWDISSGQKTHTLETGSNVTSINYSPASLDMAVFTSYDGDVTVLRASSKEILKTFSKKDNVYYAEFSPDGKMLAIAYTREPTEKEQDKGIRLNFIVDIHETGKFEKTKTLRLSIPNDPDGELFGSNLFETYRYNSFNCSFSSNSAYIAAGSMGKNIAIYSFDNKQFAPSYKGHSSRVMFVTFSPDGNYLASTSKDETAKLWNVSSGGSIVTLKGHSGNVNSAAFSPESKYLATASNDETIRIWDVKTSALLKTLTLPGSEIITVKFSPDGKYLAAGGSGEKILLWETTSILP; encoded by the coding sequence ATGAGATTTTTAATTTTATTACTGTTAATACAGATCTCTGTTTTTGCGCAGAACCCGGTTGAATTTACAGGGTTTAAAGGGAATGTTAATTCCGCAGCGTTTTCGCCTGATTCAAAAACATTGGCCGGCTCAGATGAAAAAGGCAATCTGTTCTTCTGGGATATCTCTTCCGGGCAGAAAACACATACACTCGAAACCGGAAGCAATGTGACATCAATAAATTATTCCCCTGCATCACTTGATATGGCTGTATTTACTTCGTATGATGGTGATGTTACAGTATTGCGCGCGTCTTCAAAAGAGATCTTAAAGACCTTCAGCAAGAAAGATAATGTATATTATGCGGAATTTTCACCGGATGGTAAAATGCTTGCAATAGCATATACCAGGGAACCGACCGAAAAGGAACAGGATAAAGGCATCAGGCTGAACTTTATAGTTGATATTCACGAGACAGGAAAATTTGAAAAGACAAAAACCCTAAGGCTCAGCATTCCAAACGATCCTGATGGCGAGCTTTTTGGCAGTAATTTATTTGAAACATACAGGTACAACTCCTTCAATTGTTCATTCAGCAGCAATTCAGCTTACATTGCAGCAGGCAGCATGGGGAAGAATATCGCCATTTACAGCTTCGATAACAAACAGTTCGCGCCTTCATATAAGGGACATTCTTCAAGGGTTATGTTTGTAACATTTTCACCCGACGGTAATTACCTTGCAAGTACAAGCAAGGATGAAACCGCGAAGTTGTGGAATGTAAGCTCAGGCGGCTCAATTGTTACACTGAAAGGCCACAGCGGAAATGTAAATTCAGCAGCATTTTCACCTGAGAGCAAATACCTGGCAACGGCAAGCAATGATGAGACCATTAGGATTTGGGATGTAAAAACATCTGCGCTGCTGAAAACTTTAACACTTCCCGGCAGTGAAATTATCACCGTAAAATTTTCGCCTGACGGCAAATATCTCGCAGCAGGCGGCTCCGGTGAAAAAATTCTTTTGTGGGAAACAACATCTATTCTTCCCTAA
- a CDS encoding T9SS type A sorting domain-containing protein: protein MKRLILFEFIIIFLATTFESDTPPGWYQQTLPVNKIINDIFFIDTSNGWAVTTGGTNFTDTAYIFYTTNGGNNWLIQKTGIEKLDAIQFLDNNNGYAVGKLFTTTNLSIYKTTNGGVNWQGLNNITGVGPTDLFFVNKDTGWICDNEGTFGAGLQKTTNGGLSWFQQLDRTFKPTKLFFLNKDTGWVGTNEPNGRLFRTTNSGVNWDLQYTISTAFISIFFINGKNGWIRAGGTNGVQYTTDGGFIWSNAQGTLAGYDIKFENDSVGISGSVPNIAKSTDGGKTWGNQITPPNTYLSVFALKGDTLNGWAGTYNFIKTTDGGGTINYLGIQQTSSEIPTNYKLHQNYPNPFNPVTNIIYELKVKKFVKLEVFDITGREIIDLVNLEQQAGTYKVDWNAGSLPSGVYFYSLIIDGITVDTKKMVLIK from the coding sequence ATGAAAAGACTTATACTTTTCGAGTTCATCATCATATTTTTAGCCACTACGTTTGAGAGTGACACACCGCCGGGCTGGTATCAGCAGACGCTGCCTGTGAATAAAATAATAAATGATATCTTCTTTATTGATACTTCCAACGGCTGGGCTGTAACTACAGGTGGAACCAATTTTACAGATACAGCATACATTTTTTATACCACCAATGGCGGAAATAACTGGCTGATACAGAAAACAGGTATCGAAAAATTAGATGCAATACAATTTCTTGATAATAACAACGGCTATGCAGTTGGCAAATTATTCACTACAACAAATTTGAGCATATATAAAACGACGAACGGCGGAGTAAATTGGCAGGGGCTTAACAATATAACGGGAGTAGGACCTACAGATTTATTTTTTGTAAATAAAGATACTGGTTGGATTTGCGATAACGAAGGAACGTTTGGGGCAGGCTTGCAGAAAACCACAAATGGTGGTCTAAGCTGGTTTCAGCAATTAGACAGAACATTTAAGCCAACAAAGCTTTTTTTCCTGAATAAAGATACAGGCTGGGTTGGAACAAACGAGCCAAACGGCAGGCTTTTCAGAACAACTAATAGTGGTGTGAATTGGGATTTGCAGTATACGATTAGTACTGCTTTTATATCTATTTTTTTTATTAACGGAAAAAATGGATGGATACGTGCTGGTGGAACAAACGGTGTGCAATATACAACAGACGGAGGGTTTATATGGAGCAACGCACAAGGTACTTTAGCGGGTTATGATATAAAATTTGAAAATGATTCAGTTGGAATTTCGGGAAGTGTGCCAAACATTGCCAAATCAACGGATGGCGGTAAAACGTGGGGTAATCAGATTACACCGCCAAATACATATTTATCTGTTTTTGCATTGAAGGGCGATACACTAAATGGCTGGGCAGGTACATATAATTTTATAAAGACAACAGATGGGGGTGGGACAATAAATTATTTAGGTATTCAGCAAACGAGTAGCGAAATACCAACTAATTATAAGTTGCACCAAAATTATCCAAATCCGTTTAATCCGGTTACGAATATTATTTATGAGTTGAAAGTTAAAAAGTTTGTAAAGTTGGAAGTCTTTGATATTACAGGCAGAGAGATAATAGACTTGGTAAACCTGGAACAACAGGCGGGTACATATAAAGTTGACTGGAATGCAGGTAGTTTACCAAGTGGTGTATATTTCTATTCATTAATAATAGATGGAATAACTGTTGATACTAAAAAGATGGTATTGATAAAGTAA
- a CDS encoding T9SS type A sorting domain-containing protein — translation MRYRNYTQAKTKCLDLINTYPDSIQSLNAISKLFLSTVASDTSYNAVNELKIYYEDLILNHGYNTSLVKRANNYILKCKVRMREYSQALVGFQQIINQNPYSYEGLIARWDYMATSLLIQGQSGGFPTLKLRELHSLELREVESYDPDDLSDEASAQSDRSPFTKEQRQDIRKSINTAIEISKNEDDRKIKTLEVKSEQGDVNASKVLEQIRSLKQVVKTEKPISIVEHVRIVSEDIRKVFGSNTSGKGNEPKNIPMVFRLSQNYPNPFNPVTKINYDLPKDSKVKIVIYDILGREIKRLVNNELKTAGFYIVDFNASNYASGVYFYRIEAEEPNGNKFVDSKKMVLLK, via the coding sequence ATGCGTTACCGTAACTACACACAGGCAAAAACAAAATGTCTTGACCTTATCAACACATATCCTGACAGCATTCAAAGCCTGAATGCAATTTCTAAATTATTCTTATCAACCGTTGCAAGTGATACATCATATAATGCGGTAAATGAACTGAAGATATATTACGAAGATCTTATTCTTAATCACGGATATAATACTTCACTTGTAAAGCGCGCAAATAATTATATTCTGAAGTGTAAAGTAAGGATGCGTGAATATTCACAGGCTCTAGTCGGATTCCAGCAGATAATTAACCAGAATCCCTACAGCTACGAAGGATTAATAGCAAGGTGGGATTATATGGCAACTTCATTGCTGATTCAGGGACAAAGCGGAGGGTTCCCTACGCTAAAGCTTCGGGAACTTCATTCGCTTGAGCTTCGTGAGGTTGAGTCCTATGATCCAGATGACCTGTCCGACGAAGCTTCAGCGCAGTCGGATAGATCACCGTTTACAAAGGAACAACGGCAGGATATCAGGAAATCCATTAATACTGCTATTGAAATATCAAAAAATGAAGATGACAGGAAAATAAAAACACTGGAAGTAAAGTCAGAGCAGGGTGATGTAAATGCTTCTAAAGTGCTGGAGCAGATCAGATCATTAAAACAGGTAGTTAAGACTGAAAAGCCAATAAGCATAGTTGAGCATGTACGGATAGTATCAGAAGATATAAGGAAAGTATTTGGCTCAAATACCAGTGGTAAAGGCAATGAGCCGAAGAATATCCCAATGGTATTCAGGCTGTCACAGAACTATCCTAATCCGTTTAATCCCGTAACAAAGATAAATTACGACCTGCCGAAAGATTCAAAGGTAAAGATAGTAATTTATGATATACTCGGGCGGGAAATAAAACGGCTTGTGAACAACGAGCTAAAAACCGCTGGTTTTTACATCGTGGATTTCAACGCTTCAAACTATGCCAGCGGAGTTTACTTCTACCGCATAGAAGCCGAAGAGCCTAACGGCAATAAATTTGTGGATAGTAAAAAAATGGTGCTGTTGAAGTAA
- the ftsZ gene encoding cell division protein FtsZ: MAISLVTDATYGAKIKVIGVGGAGGNAINNMIEKGLDSVDFIALNTDIQDLERSKADIKIQIGRNTTLGLGAGMDETKGAKAVEESREEIEQVVRGCDMVFITAGMGGGTGTGGGPAVARIAKATGALVVGIVTKPFDFEGDDRLRIAEEGLKRFKQEVDSCIVIPNERLLTVFGEEVTLENSFKKVDDVLYNATRGISDIITKKGKVNVDFADVKTIMRDMGDALMGIGYAKGENKALRATQEAIDNPLLEGVSIAGSRSILLNIIADPNFKISDLKSMTELIKQAAGCNYGKLIWGVVSDERLEDEVIVTIIATGFTVAQAKQSNTYPEKEEVKTKNLLLNTSEDNVVKIPSTQQELQGLDIPTIRRKDLLSAEDLKKIRTRNEEMDIEDFDFNSDDFKISNDDKPAFLRRQMD; the protein is encoded by the coding sequence ATGGCAATTTCACTTGTTACTGATGCAACTTACGGAGCAAAGATCAAGGTTATTGGTGTGGGCGGCGCAGGCGGCAATGCTATCAACAACATGATAGAAAAAGGGCTGGACAGCGTTGATTTTATTGCATTGAATACTGATATACAGGATCTTGAACGCAGCAAAGCTGATATAAAGATCCAGATAGGCAGGAACACAACATTGGGTCTTGGAGCTGGTATGGATGAGACCAAGGGAGCCAAAGCGGTTGAAGAAAGCCGTGAAGAAATTGAGCAGGTTGTAAGAGGCTGCGATATGGTGTTCATAACAGCAGGTATGGGCGGCGGTACAGGTACCGGCGGCGGACCCGCTGTTGCAAGAATTGCAAAAGCTACCGGCGCGCTTGTAGTTGGTATAGTTACCAAACCTTTTGATTTTGAAGGTGATGACAGGCTCAGAATTGCAGAAGAAGGATTAAAAAGATTCAAGCAGGAAGTTGATTCCTGCATTGTTATTCCCAACGAAAGACTGCTCACAGTTTTCGGAGAAGAAGTTACACTTGAAAACAGCTTTAAAAAAGTTGATGATGTGCTCTATAATGCTACAAGGGGCATAAGTGATATTATCACCAAAAAAGGTAAAGTTAATGTTGATTTTGCTGATGTAAAGACAATAATGCGTGATATGGGTGATGCGCTTATGGGTATTGGCTATGCAAAAGGCGAAAATAAAGCGCTTCGCGCAACACAGGAAGCGATCGATAACCCGCTGCTTGAAGGTGTATCAATAGCAGGTTCAAGATCAATTCTGCTTAATATCATTGCTGATCCCAACTTCAAGATATCTGATCTTAAGAGCATGACCGAGCTTATTAAACAGGCTGCAGGCTGCAATTACGGTAAGCTTATCTGGGGTGTTGTTTCTGATGAAAGGCTTGAAGATGAAGTTATTGTGACAATAATTGCAACCGGCTTTACCGTGGCTCAGGCAAAACAATCAAACACATACCCTGAAAAAGAGGAAGTAAAAACAAAGAACCTTCTGCTTAACACATCAGAAGATAATGTTGTAAAAATACCTAGCACTCAGCAGGAACTGCAGGGACTGGATATTCCAACTATCCGCCGCAAAGACCTGTTAAGCGCTGAAGACCTTAAAAAGATCCGTACAAGGAATGAAGAAATGGATATCGAAGATTTCGATTTCAATTCCGATGATTTCAAAATTTCAAATGACGATAAACCTGCTTTTTTAAGAAGGCAGATGGATTAA